From one Flavobacterium sp. N502536 genomic stretch:
- a CDS encoding Crp/Fnr family transcriptional regulator, producing MENHYLQLRKHIEEISPLTDEEWETVAACFTYKKLRKHQFLVQKDELVPSEYWIISGLLKTYAIDNEGKEHILQFAMEQYWTSDFHAFQNQVPATLFIDCIEDSEFFCLRLENREKLCSEIPKMTNFFRIKSHYGYIALQQRIMSLLTQTAEERYNNLIKKLPLLIQRVPKKLLASYLGVTRETLSRFKG from the coding sequence ATGGAGAACCATTATTTACAATTAAGAAAACATATAGAAGAAATAAGTCCATTAACTGATGAAGAATGGGAAACTGTCGCAGCTTGTTTTACTTATAAGAAATTAAGAAAGCATCAGTTTTTAGTGCAAAAAGATGAACTTGTTCCTTCTGAATACTGGATTATAAGCGGTTTGTTGAAAACATATGCTATTGATAATGAAGGTAAGGAGCATATCCTGCAGTTTGCAATGGAACAATACTGGACAAGCGATTTTCATGCTTTTCAGAATCAGGTTCCAGCCACTTTGTTTATTGATTGTATTGAAGATTCAGAATTCTTTTGTCTTCGATTAGAAAACAGGGAAAAACTGTGTAGTGAAATTCCAAAAATGACTAATTTCTTCAGAATTAAATCGCATTATGGTTATATCGCTCTGCAGCAACGCATCATGTCTTTACTGACGCAAACAGCCGAAGAACGCTATAATAATCTTATCAAAAAACTTCCTTTGCTAATTCAGCGTGTTCCTAAAAAGCTTTTGGCTTCTTATTTAGGTGTTACCCGCGAAACCCTCAGCCGCTTTAAGGGATAA